One window of Penaeus chinensis breed Huanghai No. 1 chromosome 34, ASM1920278v2, whole genome shotgun sequence genomic DNA carries:
- the LOC125043904 gene encoding uncharacterized protein LOC125043904 yields MCDQPVLCAEDLSPPEVQLPIEIWEIILKKLRAPDLLKAALVCSQWRHLARGLCRERCQRLPPRLLSELRHEYLTSCTSSVSHSATPSASPSPPPDEDISEQSAPALGQHNPSSFTGMEKDRSPFSDRSSGGSSSVEDEQTDWLVLTAMLHQTALTPEPQCCFVTHQLENVTHLACAGSFIVAVSWNSDSSSCVIYVVDGSGEGDHSWQHHIAGRVHKVCVIETPGNPPILAVCVDRELQCYLLRTHLQTLAPLSIFPTITVDSRLCCDGSTLVVSDLVGLQQLALYDAMPFLQEGKVELILKGRIQTSSPPIYWDLWNGFVTAVVSGGYVSSYTVTGHLVAESPLYKDLRYPNPTILTRGLVFASTITSRTLLSYWHMDRDRDYWLLSESVLASWVKRGRKAVGNTSVVKRGHIGSESQSPVLEMSPVAVLPEKPESHIQAFPESSSICILTLAKIRVGKVLALETTAVHYKRGLVFCGTSQGHLLVYQLLMRNKTEGTLIDWTVLENLPPILTLSVTSRPVSRVVSYFHEQFVVVAVGDRNGNCFIISIPNVEYTSHA; encoded by the exons ATGTGTGATCAACCAGTGCTTTGTGCAGAAGATTTATCCCCTCCTGAAGTGCAGTTACCGATAGAAATATGGGAAATTATACTGAAGAAGTTACGAGCGCCGGACCTTCTAAAGGCTGCCTTGGTGTGCAGTCAGTGGAGACATCTAGCGAGAGG GTTGTGTCGGGAAAGGTGTCAGCGGCTGCCCCCTCGCTTGCTGTCGGAATTACGTCATGAGTATCTCACGAGCTGCACTTCTTCCGTTTCTCATTCTGCGACGCCGTCAGCCTCGCCTTCGCCCCCGCCCG ATGAGGACATTTCGGAGCAGTCAGCCCCTGCGTTGGGTCAGCATAACCCTAGCAGCTTTACGGGAATGGAGAAAGACAGGTCACCCTTCTCAGACAGGTCAAGTGGAGGGTCATCATCTGTGGAGGACGAGCAGACAGACTGGCTGGTTCTCACCGCTATGCTGCACCAGACAGCTCTCACGCCTGAACCTCAATGCTGTTTTGTCACTCACCAGCTCGAGAACGTAACACACTTGGCTTGTGCAG GTTCATTTATTGTAGCAGTGTCATGGAATTCTGACAGCTCTTCTTGTGTCATCTACGTGGTTGATGGCAGTGGCGAGGGAGACCACAGTTGGCAGCACCACATAGCAGGGCGAGTTCATAAG GTGTGTGTCATTGAAACACCAGGCAACCCTCCAATATTGGCTGTATGTGTAGACAGAGAACTCCAGTGTTATCTTCTGAGAACTCATTTACAAACTCTGGCTCCTCTGTCAATTTTTCCAACAATAACTGTTGACTCCAGGTTATG TTGTGATGGGTCTACCCTTGTTGTATCAGACCTCGTTGGACTTCAGCAGCTCGCCCTATACGATGCAATGCCGTTTCTTCAGGAAGGCAAGGTAGAACTGATCCTTAAGGGACGTATCCAGACCAGCTCCCCTCCCATATACTGGGACCTCTGGAATGGATTT GTAACAGCAGTGGTATCAGGTGGGTATGTCTCCTCATACACTGTGACAGGACATCTAGTCGCAGAATCTCCTCTCTATAAGGATTTGCGGTATCCTAATCCTACCATTCTTACCAGAGGCCTTGTCTTTGCCTCCACAATCACATCAAGAACACTGCTGT CCTACTGGCACATGGACCGAGACAGGGACTACTGGCTTCTAAGTGAGAGCGTCTTGGCAAGCTGGGTCAAGAGAGGCCGGAAAGCTGTGGGTAACACAAGCGTAGTCAAAAGAGGTCACATAGGGTCGGAAAGCCAGAGTCCAGTTCTTGAGATGTCACCAGTGGCTGTGTTGCCTGAGAAACCAGAATCACATATACAAGCCTTTCCAGAG TCTTCAAGCATATGCATTTTAACGTTGGCTAAGATAAGAGTGGGAAAGGTTTTAGCATTGGAGACAACAGCCGTGCACTACAAGAGAGGACTCGTCTTCTGTGGCACAAGTCAAG GACATCTTTTGGTGTACCAACTCCTCATGAGAAACAAGACAGAAGGTACCCTCATCGACTGGACTGTTTTGGAGAACCTTCCCCCTATACTTACCTTGTCAGTAACTTCTCGCCCTGTGTCGCGGGTGGTGTCTTATTTTCACGAACAatttgtagttgttgctgtaggGGATAGGAATGGAAACTGCTTTATAATTTCCATTCCGAATGTTGAATATACCTCTCATGCTTAA